The following coding sequences lie in one Equus przewalskii isolate Varuska chromosome 25, EquPr2, whole genome shotgun sequence genomic window:
- the TMEM30B gene encoding cell cycle control protein 50B, with the protein MTWSATARGAHQPDNTAFTQQRLPAWQPLLSAGIALPLFFCAGLAFIGLGLGLYYSSNGIKELEYDYTGNPGTGNCSVCAQAGQGRAPPPSCSCAWCFALPELFQGPVYLYYELSNFYQNNRRYGVSRDDAQLSGLPSALHHPVNECAPYQLSAAGLPIAPCGAIANSLFNDSFSLWHQRQPGGPYVEVPLDRTGIAWWTDYHVKFRNPPLVNGSLALAFQGTAPPPNWPRPVYDLSSDPNNTGFINQDFVVWMRTAALPTFRKLYARIRQGNYSAGLPRGAYCVNIIYNYPVRAFGGHKRLIFSSISWMGGKNPFLGIAYLVVGSLCILTGFVMLVVYIRYQDQNDEDEDEQ; encoded by the coding sequence ATGACCTGGAGCGCCACGGCCCGCGGCGCCCACCAGCCCGACAACACCGCCTTCACGCAGCAGCGCCTCCCCGCCTGGCAGCCGCTGCTCTCGGCCGGCATCGCGCTGCCGCTCTTCTTCTGCGCCGGCCTGGCCTTCAtcggcctgggcctgggcctctaCTACTCGTCCAACGGCATCAAGGAGCTAGAGTACGACTACACGGGCAACCCGGGCACCGGCAACTGCTCGGTGTGCGCCCAGGCCGGCCAGGGCCGCGCGCCGCCGCCCAGCTGCTCGTGCGCCTGGTGCTTCGCGCTGCCCGAGCTCTTCCAGGGCCCGGTGTACCTCTACTACGAGCTCTCCAACTTCTACCAGAACAACCGGCGCTACGGCGTGTCCCGCGACGACGCGCAGCTGAGCGGGCTGCCGAGCGCGCTGCACCACCCGGTCAACGAGTGCGCCCCCTACCAGCTCAGCGCCGCCGGGCTGCCCATCGCGCCCTGCGGCGCCATCGCCAACAGCCTCTTCAACGACTCCTTCTCGCTGTGGCACCAGCGCCAGCCCGGCGGGCCCTACGTCGAGGTGCCGCTCGACCGCACCGGCATCGCCTGGTGGACCGACTACCACGTCAAGTTCCGGAACCCGCCACTCGTGAACGGCAGCCTGGCGCTGGCCTTCCAGGGCACCGCGCCTCCGCCCAACTGGCCCCGGCCGGTCTACGACCTCAGCTCCGACCCCAACAACACCGGCTTCATCAACCAGGACTTCGTGGTGTGGATGCGCACGGCGGCGCTGCCCACCTTCCGCAAGCTGTACGCGCGCATCCGCCAAGGCAACTACTCGGCCGGGCTGCCGCGGGGCGCCTACTGCGTCAACATCATCTACAACTACCCGGTGCGTGCCTTCGGCGGCCACAAGCGCCTCATCTTCAGCAGCATCTCGTGGATGGGCGGCAAGAACCCCTTCCTGGGCATCGCCTACCTGGTCGTCGGCTCCCTCTGCATCCTCACGGGCTTTGTCATGCTGGTCGTCTACATTCGCTACCAGGACCA